Genomic segment of Salvia hispanica cultivar TCC Black 2014 chromosome 2, UniMelb_Shisp_WGS_1.0, whole genome shotgun sequence:
AACTTTCCACTGTGTGAAAGGCATTCTATATAATCTTGGTAATGGTCTTTTACTGTATCCTGTAAAACTCAAGATTTTATGCATATAGCAACTGTTGCAGTTCTTGGATGTATCTTGGTGCATATGCTCGTGTCgtgcataattattttatacacttgaaattataagaaatttattttgcTGTAATTGAAAATCATATCTGGGCAATTTGGCATTGGTTTGAATTGTGTTAATTCGTTATAATTAAGAGctgctgcttcttcttcttctttaagAGGTGCCCTTATTTCACCTAAATTTCACCCAACATCAACATAATATTTAGGCTAAAGTGTCAAAATAAATGGACAATAATAGTCCCCAATATGGCAAGACATGCTTAAATgaaatttccattaaaaataagctGAATAATTAGCACTGGAGCCATTATAAATTATCAAGGTATAAGATATCGAAAATAAAGAATGACAGATGAGCCAATCTATCACCTACAAGAACAAGTCTGAATATTCTTTGCACTTATCGAAAAACCACTTAACGGAAGAACTCCACGTGACCTGCTATCTCCCGGCACAGCAACTTTGCTTCCCCGGCTAAATTTAAGCTTTTCGCGATTATAAGTCCAGTTAGTTTGTGTGTTGAAGTTGGCTCGAATGATTTGGCTTCTTCCTCCATTCCCAACACAAGGGCTTCCCTTGCTGGCATGACATTCTCCCACCAAAACTCTCGTAAAACTCCATGCATCAATTGCCAATAGCCACGCTCTCTATAAATACGAAATATAGTGCTTCCAATTGGAGTCCAACAATACAAATCCGCCCAATCCCTGTCTATCACCTCCATTTGACCTTGTATCTGAGGCATGTAGTAAAATGGAACTGTCTTCCATGGCAACATTGTCTCTGGCTTCCCTTTGTTGAACGGGCATTTCACTTCAAGAACTCCACCTCCCTGAACTGATCCAAGCAGCCCGTCTGGGGAAGCTCCAATCCAATCCAATCGATCCTCTGAATGGGTGGCAAAGCCCAATGAGCTGACATCCCGGCCAGTAATGCTCTTGTACCGCTCTATAGCTGCAGCTTCATTAAGAACACCCCATTCCATAGCACCTTTTTTAGAGCCCTCAGCTGCCTGCACGCTCGAAGGAAAAACTTTTTCTTGCCATAGCTCATAGCGGCGTTTGCCTTTCCACATTCCCAATGCTGTGCTGAAGGTACTCGTTGTTAGCTTGTCCTTGCGCAGTGCAAACCATTCTTCAGAGCGTTGCGGAGTATTTGATGCTGCGAGTTGGGCATTTAACACAAAAGCAGCAGGGGTATTCGCAGCATATGATGATGAACATGCAAACGGTGAAGCGCAGGTTGAAAAGTCTCTAGTAAATGCTATTTGGAACTTTCTCCTACGAGGAAGTGGCAATACTGCTCTGTTAATTCCACTAAATCTAGCAACAGAAGCATTTGTCATAGTTTGACTGCCACCTACAAATGAGTTCCATTAAAAATCCAACCGACGACAACAAGATGCgaaatttatagtaattcaGATTATCTTACTACAGCAAAACAGTATAAAGAACACCATGATTATAAGAAATCATCTTAATACAGGTATAGTATCGAATATTAAAGCTAAATTGGAGTAATAGCCAAAGGATTACatctgaaattttattttgaaaacaaaatgcTCAATATGCAAATTGCTTGTTGtgttattataatatatagacaAAGGATAGACTTTGCTATCATTCAAAACCAGCTTATGACCTCGAGAAGATCAGCAAGCAAACAAAATTGGAACCTCTAGTGCTATCTACACTTCTATGTGTCAAAAGCGATACAACAACTTCAAGAGTAGGAGAGTTACCAAAGTTAAATGAATATGGAATGGAAGCATCTAGATTCCCAATTAACTACTACAAAGATAACCAAACGTGGCAGCTTGTAGGAaagattcattattttatccATTATTTCTCAGAAAAGATTCAATCTTTAAACCAGATAACACTAACATATGAATGCCCTCAACCTAGCAGCCAAATTGCTTAGAGTTATTGGAACAAAAGGAATTTATTGaagacaaaaatggaaatgggCAAGAATATGCAAAGAAAATCAATTGATAAAACTTAAAGAAATTGACACCAATCACTATTGAATGGAGTGAATGAACGACAAAGATGTGTAGCGTTTAAACGCAAGACAAATACTGCACACAAGGTGCTTGTGCAAACGTACCTTAGAGACGAAACGGGTGGAAACTAAGATGAAagaatggttgaaaattgaaacccACCAAAACACACAGcatgaaattgataaagatTGTCTGGAGTAGGCTGCAGAGTGGATTCAAACTCTGTTGTGtgtgtttctttttttacctCAAATTGTTGAGGGAAGGTGGGGGTGGAGTGGAGGGAGGGATGGGAATTGGGATATTCAATATTGAGAGGAGAAGAAATAATGTTTTGTACTACTATAACATCATTAGGTCCTTTTACTttggtaatttattttttcagacccatgcatatattttgtgtattaatcAATAAATCCTTAATTAACGAAGCTATCAAACGattcaaatttatcaatattaaacttttttgttaataaattttgaaattgaagctCAAAAATAAGTTGGAGAGGAAACCTGTGATTTTCTATTATATGTCTGCATTTTTCAGAATATAAATGtgcataattttttactcctactccctatttattaatttcatttactaattttacatcGCAAAATCTCAAATCCCCTgaattccaatttcaatttcaatttcaatttgagAAGGAAAAATGTACTCTGACAAGGCTCAAGCACAAGAAGAATCCGCCATAGATTTCTACAGTAGCAAGCAAGGGTCACCCAACGAAAACAACATGATGATCCAAATCAgcgacggcggcggcgccACCACCAGCGGCGGTGAAGATCCCTCTATCGCCGCGAACCAGAACCCACCGCCGCCTTCACCCGCTCCCAAGAAACGGGCCGAGACATGGGCTCAAGAGGAAACCAGGGCCCTCATATCTCTCCGCAAAGAAATCGATTTCCTGTTCAACACCTCCAAGTCCAACAAGCATTTGTGGGACAACATATCCATGAAGATGAGGGAAAAGGGGTTCGATCGATCGCCAACTATGTGTACGGACAAGTGGAGGAATTTGCTCAAGGAGTACAAAAAAGCCAAGCAGAATAATCCTGATTCCAACGGGAATTGTAAGATGAATTTTTATAAGGATATCGAGGAGATTATGAGGGAGAGGAGCAAAAATGGTAACTGTTGGAAGAATTCTGCAACTTCTAGTGAtgccgctgctgctgctgcggGTTCTAAGGTTGAGTCGTTTATGCAATTTGCTGATAAAGGTCGATTCCCCCCTCTTTCTGTgttctctcttttcatttatctttttcatgTGCTTATTTGGTTAAGGGAAGCTGCcgatttcatttttctatgggtttctttgtttttgttgtgcTTGCTGGATAGTAAAATGTGGGGAATGTGGAAGCATATAAGTGGATTTCATTTGTGCTTGATTTTTGGTAGTGCAAGAGCAGTTCGGATCACCTAATACTTTCCCTGCCAAAATTGCTGCCTCGTGCCATAGTTTAGCGAGCAATTATatcacttcattttattttatttggtacTACAAGATTGCAAGGGGAGTTAGTTCCGATGGGGTG
This window contains:
- the LOC125204025 gene encoding uncharacterized protein LOC125204025; this encodes MTNASVARFSGINRAVLPLPRRRKFQIAFTRDFSTCASPFACSSSYAANTPAAFVLNAQLAASNTPQRSEEWFALRKDKLTTSTFSTALGMWKGKRRYELWQEKVFPSSVQAAEGSKKGAMEWGVLNEAAAIERYKSITGRDVSSLGFATHSEDRLDWIGASPDGLLGSVQGGGVLEVKCPFNKGKPETMLPWKTVPFYYMPQIQGQMEVIDRDWADLYCWTPIGSTIFRIYRERGYWQLMHGVLREFWWENVMPAREALVLGMEEEAKSFEPTSTHKLTGLIIAKSLNLAGEAKLLCREIAGHVEFFR
- the LOC125203910 gene encoding trihelix transcription factor GT-4-like isoform X2 — encoded protein: MYSDKAQAQEESAIDFYSSKQGSPNENNMMIQISDGGGATTSGGEDPSIAANQNPPPPSPAPKKRAETWAQEETRALISLRKEIDFLFNTSKSNKHLWDNISMKMREKGFDRSPTMCTDKWRNLLKEYKKAKQNNPDSNGNCKMNFYKDIEEIMRERSKNGNCWKNSATSSDAAAAAAGSKVESFMQFADKGIDDASLTFGPVEGNGRSALNLETRLDHEPHPLAITAADAVVASGVSPWNWRETPTENGEDRNTFDGRVITVKLGDYTKRIGIDGTRDAIKEAIKSAFRLRTKRAFWLEDEDNVVRSLDREMPLGNYTLHVDEGTAPNVTLITYKD